A section of the Candidatus Thioglobus autotrophicus genome encodes:
- the dxs gene encoding 1-deoxy-D-xylulose-5-phosphate synthase, with product MLDQIHSPQDIKKLDLDQLQSLADEIRDFLIQTIQKTGGHLAPNLGTIEMTLAMHYVFDTPKDSFVFDVGHQAYTHKILTGRLKQMPTLRQKDGLSGFTKRSESEHDSFGAGHSSTSISAALGIAIGNRLHDNDKKSIAVIGDGALTGGMSFEALNHAGDSNADLLIILNDNDMSISKNVGAMNKYLTKLISGKVYSTMKTKSLDFLEKVPMIHEFARRSEEHLKGMVLPSTLFEELGLDYFGPIDGHDLPTLVKTLQNLKRQDKPRLLHIITKKGYGLESAEKDPCKFHGVAPAQSQANTLPSYSDVFGTWINNTAKQNTDLIAITPAMCTGSGMSDFERDFPEQYFDVGIAEQHAITFAGGLAVQGFKPIVAIYSTFLQRGYDQLIHDIALQDLNVVFAIDRAGLVGADGATHAGSFDLSFLRCIPNLVVMSPSNSAQMYQMLNTAFATSGAFCVRYPRGVSAIESYVSTEQIQIGKAEVVRQGVNIAILAFGTLLDFALEAAESINATVVDMRFVKPLDEALLIELSKTHTQFISIEDNAIKGGAGSGVSEFFHQQGINTSLKILGLPDIFTEQGSQDQLHALYGLDAQAIIAASQT from the coding sequence GTGCTTGATCAAATTCATTCACCTCAGGATATTAAAAAACTCGATTTAGATCAGTTGCAATCCTTGGCAGATGAAATTCGAGATTTTTTAATCCAAACCATTCAAAAAACAGGTGGGCATTTAGCGCCAAATCTTGGCACTATTGAAATGACACTTGCCATGCACTACGTGTTTGATACACCTAAAGATAGCTTTGTTTTTGATGTGGGTCATCAAGCCTATACACACAAAATACTAACTGGTCGACTCAAGCAGATGCCTACTTTGCGCCAAAAAGATGGTCTTTCAGGTTTTACCAAGCGCAGTGAAAGTGAGCATGATAGCTTTGGTGCTGGACACTCTTCTACCTCAATTAGCGCAGCACTAGGGATTGCCATTGGCAATCGCCTGCACGACAATGACAAGAAATCTATTGCTGTGATTGGCGATGGCGCTTTAACAGGTGGCATGTCATTTGAAGCACTTAATCACGCCGGCGACTCAAATGCTGATTTACTGATTATTCTGAATGATAATGACATGAGCATCTCCAAAAATGTTGGTGCCATGAACAAGTATCTGACCAAGCTTATCTCTGGAAAAGTGTACTCAACCATGAAAACCAAGTCGTTGGATTTTCTTGAAAAAGTGCCCATGATTCATGAATTTGCCAGACGCTCTGAAGAGCACTTAAAAGGCATGGTATTGCCGAGTACTTTGTTTGAAGAATTAGGCTTGGATTATTTTGGACCCATTGATGGCCATGACCTACCTACACTGGTTAAAACCTTACAGAATTTAAAGCGACAAGACAAGCCTCGTCTGCTGCATATTATTACCAAAAAAGGTTATGGTCTTGAGAGTGCTGAAAAAGATCCTTGTAAATTTCACGGCGTGGCGCCTGCACAATCTCAGGCCAATACGCTACCCAGCTATAGCGATGTTTTTGGCACCTGGATTAACAATACCGCTAAGCAAAATACAGATTTAATCGCCATCACCCCTGCTATGTGCACCGGCTCAGGTATGAGCGATTTTGAAAGAGACTTTCCTGAGCAGTATTTTGACGTTGGTATTGCCGAACAGCACGCCATTACTTTTGCAGGTGGATTAGCTGTGCAAGGGTTTAAGCCAATTGTAGCCATCTACTCTACTTTTTTACAGCGAGGCTATGATCAGCTTATTCACGATATTGCCTTGCAAGATTTAAATGTGGTATTTGCCATTGATAGAGCTGGCTTAGTGGGAGCAGATGGCGCCACCCATGCAGGTAGCTTTGATTTAAGCTTTTTACGCTGCATCCCAAACCTGGTAGTAATGTCACCAAGCAATTCAGCTCAAATGTATCAAATGTTAAATACTGCATTTGCAACGTCTGGTGCATTTTGTGTACGCTACCCAAGAGGGGTATCTGCTATTGAAAGCTACGTTAGTACTGAACAAATTCAGATTGGAAAGGCCGAGGTGGTTCGACAAGGTGTTAATATTGCTATTTTAGCCTTTGGCACTCTACTGGATTTTGCCTTAGAGGCAGCAGAATCAATCAATGCAACAGTAGTTGACATGCGTTTTGTTAAGCCTTTGGATGAAGCACTGCTGATTGAGCTGAGCAAAACCCATACTCAATTTATCTCTATTGAAGATAATGCCATTAAAGGTGGCGCTGGCAGTGGTGTGAGTGAATTTTTTCATCAACAAGGTATTAACACTTCTCTTAAAATTCTTGGCTTGCCTGATATCTTTACCGAACAAGGCTCGCAAGATCAGCTACATGCATTGTACGGCTTAGATGCCCAGGCTATTATTGCCGCTAGCCAAACATGA
- a CDS encoding DUF2062 domain-containing protein, whose product MKKLLKRYSPKPHEVRNHKHLGWLSKHLHDPSLWNFNRKSISKAFAVGLFFAFIPVPFQMLLAAPGAVIFSANLPLSIALVWITNPLTMAPIYYGCYKLGAWLLGVQIESDVVMSLEYVWQVFDTIWQPFLLGCLTVSAVSALLGYFGVQFVYRYRVYRRSKKL is encoded by the coding sequence ATGAAAAAACTCTTAAAACGCTATAGCCCCAAGCCTCATGAGGTAAGAAACCATAAACATTTAGGCTGGCTTAGCAAACACTTGCATGATCCTAGTTTGTGGAATTTTAATCGAAAATCAATCTCTAAAGCCTTTGCAGTAGGTCTGTTTTTTGCCTTTATTCCTGTGCCTTTTCAAATGCTACTAGCTGCACCAGGTGCGGTTATTTTTAGTGCCAACTTACCCTTGTCTATTGCGCTAGTATGGATTACAAACCCACTCACCATGGCGCCTATTTACTATGGCTGTTACAAACTAGGTGCTTGGTTATTGGGTGTGCAAATCGAGTCTGATGTTGTTATGTCGCTTGAATATGTTTGGCAAGTATTTGATACAATTTGGCAACCTTTCTTATTAGGCTGTTTGACAGTTTCTGCTGTTAGTGCGCTACTTGGCTACTTTGGCGTGCAGTTTGTTTATCGGTATCGAGTATACAGACGCTCAAAAAAGCTATAA
- the ispG gene encoding flavodoxin-dependent (E)-4-hydroxy-3-methylbut-2-enyl-diphosphate synthase — MKPIHSITRRKSRQIFVGNVAIGGDAPISVQSMTNTQTTDVTATLKQIKAIEEAGADLVRISVPTMEAAEAFKEIKKQANIPLITDIHFDYKIALKVAEYGADCLRINPGNIGREDRIREVVASAKDHGIPIRIGVNAGSLEKDLQKKYTEPTPEAMVESAFRHIDILDRLNFDNFKISLKASEIFMTVFAYQQLASEIDNPLHLGITEAGSLRSGTVKSSIGLGLLLAEGIGDTIRVSLASDPVDEVRVGFDILKSLGLRQKGVNLIACPSCSRQKFDVIKVVNELESRLEDISEPIDAAVIGCVVNGPGEAKAVSVGLTGGEPNLMYVEGKTDQKVSNENLVDVLEAKIRAQIKLNLDNL; from the coding sequence ATGAAGCCTATACACAGCATTACCCGAAGAAAATCTCGACAAATATTTGTGGGCAATGTTGCCATTGGTGGCGATGCGCCAATTTCTGTGCAGAGTATGACTAATACACAAACCACAGATGTGACTGCAACGCTCAAGCAGATTAAAGCCATTGAAGAAGCGGGCGCTGATTTGGTGCGTATTTCTGTACCAACTATGGAAGCAGCAGAGGCTTTTAAAGAGATTAAAAAACAGGCTAATATTCCACTGATTACTGATATTCATTTTGATTATAAGATTGCGCTCAAGGTGGCAGAGTATGGGGCTGATTGCTTGCGTATTAACCCAGGCAATATTGGCCGTGAAGACAGAATTCGAGAGGTGGTCGCGAGCGCTAAAGATCACGGAATTCCGATTAGGATTGGTGTCAATGCAGGCTCTTTAGAAAAAGACTTACAAAAAAAATACACCGAGCCAACGCCTGAGGCAATGGTTGAATCGGCATTTAGGCATATTGATATTCTAGATCGGCTTAATTTTGATAATTTTAAAATCTCACTCAAAGCCAGTGAAATATTTATGACGGTTTTCGCCTATCAACAGCTTGCCTCTGAGATTGATAATCCACTACATTTGGGTATTACGGAAGCAGGCTCTTTGCGCTCAGGAACGGTCAAATCATCCATTGGCTTAGGCTTGTTGTTGGCTGAAGGTATTGGCGATACGATTCGAGTGTCGCTTGCTTCTGATCCAGTTGATGAGGTTCGTGTTGGTTTTGATATTCTTAAATCATTGGGTTTGAGGCAAAAGGGTGTTAATTTAATAGCTTGCCCATCTTGTTCTCGCCAAAAATTTGACGTTATAAAAGTGGTTAATGAGCTAGAATCTAGACTAGAAGATATTAGTGAGCCTATTGATGCCGCTGTTATTGGCTGCGTGGTTAACGGTCCAGGTGAGGCAAAAGCCGTTTCAGTGGGTCTGACAGGTGGAGAGCCAAATTTGATGTATGTAGAAGGTAAGACGGATCAAAAAGTCAGTAATGAAAATTTGGTCGACGTTTTAGAGGCAAAAATTAGAGCTCAAATCAAACTTAATTTGGATAATTTATAG
- the rlmN gene encoding 23S rRNA (adenine(2503)-C(2))-methyltransferase RlmN: MQNKINLLNLNQKALDQFFNELGEKSFRTKQLMKWIYKDHVFDFDQMLNLSKKLREKLNEIACIEFPEVVSKNHALDGVIKWVIKTGGENHIEMVYIPEKERGTLCISSQVGCALACTFCSTGYQGFNRNLSTAEMIAQVLIANLHLNPVGKRISNVVFMGMGEPMLNEEAVYSTCDLLLDDLSFGLSRRRVTISSSGVVPALERMSERVPVSLAISLHAPNDALRDELVPINKKYPIEALMKACDVYLNAGTQERHILFEYVMLKGVNDSSEHAQQLAKLLKGVSAKVNLIPFNPFPQSDYQTSSVRAIDNFQDILSSKGIRTMTRRTRGEDVDAACGQLAGKVQDKTKRSDARRN, encoded by the coding sequence ATGCAAAACAAAATAAATCTTTTAAATCTTAATCAGAAAGCGCTTGACCAATTTTTTAATGAGTTGGGTGAGAAGTCTTTTCGTACCAAGCAACTCATGAAGTGGATTTACAAAGATCATGTATTTGATTTTGATCAAATGCTTAATCTGAGTAAAAAATTAAGAGAAAAGCTTAATGAAATAGCTTGTATTGAATTTCCAGAGGTTGTTAGCAAGAATCATGCGCTAGATGGTGTTATTAAATGGGTGATTAAAACTGGTGGTGAAAACCATATAGAGATGGTTTATATTCCAGAAAAAGAGCGGGGTACGCTGTGTATTTCATCCCAAGTGGGGTGCGCACTTGCCTGTACTTTCTGTTCAACAGGCTATCAAGGTTTTAATCGAAATCTATCTACAGCAGAAATGATTGCCCAGGTATTAATTGCCAACTTACATCTAAATCCAGTTGGCAAGCGCATTTCTAATGTTGTCTTTATGGGCATGGGCGAGCCAATGTTAAATGAAGAAGCTGTGTATAGCACCTGTGATCTATTATTAGACGACTTATCATTTGGATTGTCACGCCGACGAGTGACTATTTCTAGCTCGGGTGTTGTGCCTGCTTTAGAGCGTATGAGCGAGCGAGTCCCTGTCAGTTTGGCTATATCTCTACATGCACCAAATGATGCGTTGCGTGATGAGCTTGTACCTATTAATAAAAAATACCCTATTGAGGCACTCATGAAAGCGTGCGATGTATATCTGAATGCCGGCACGCAAGAGCGTCATATTTTGTTTGAGTATGTTATGTTAAAAGGTGTGAATGACTCATCAGAGCATGCTCAGCAGCTAGCCAAGCTTTTAAAAGGAGTTTCTGCCAAGGTGAATTTAATTCCTTTCAATCCATTTCCACAATCTGATTATCAAACTTCTAGTGTCAGAGCCATTGATAATTTTCAAGATATTTTATCTTCCAAGGGGATTCGTACCATGACCAGGCGTACCCGTGGCGAGGATGTAGATGCAGCCTGCGGACAGCTAGCTGGCAAAGTACAAGATAAAACCAAACGCTCAGATGCTAGACGGAATTGA
- the ndk gene encoding nucleoside-diphosphate kinase, giving the protein MPMERTLSIIKPDAVAKNVIGQIYTRFEKAGFKIVAAKMLHLDEELAGGFYAVHKERPFYGELVEFMTSGPVMVQVLEADNAVAKHREIMGATNPKEAAAGTIRADFAQSLDENAVHGSDSLENAAIEIEYFFGAEGVCPRTR; this is encoded by the coding sequence ATACCTATGGAACGCACTTTATCAATCATTAAGCCAGACGCTGTGGCTAAAAATGTTATTGGCCAAATTTATACTCGATTTGAAAAAGCCGGCTTTAAAATTGTCGCTGCTAAAATGCTGCATTTGGACGAGGAGTTAGCAGGTGGTTTTTACGCCGTGCACAAGGAGCGTCCTTTTTATGGTGAGTTGGTTGAGTTTATGACTTCTGGCCCAGTTATGGTTCAGGTGCTAGAGGCTGATAACGCAGTTGCTAAGCACCGTGAAATTATGGGTGCAACCAATCCTAAAGAGGCAGCAGCAGGCACTATTCGTGCTGATTTTGCACAGTCTTTAGATGAAAATGCCGTGCATGGTTCTGACTCATTAGAAAATGCTGCTATTGAAATTGAGTATTTCTTTGGCGCTGAGGGTGTTTGCCCAAGAACGCGTTAA
- a CDS encoding HU family DNA-binding protein — MNKSELIDAIASAANISKADAGRALNATTDAITGAMASGDGVQLTGFGSFVVRDRAARTGRNPQTGATIQIKASKVAAFKAGKSLKDAVNG, encoded by the coding sequence ATGAACAAGTCAGAATTAATCGATGCAATCGCATCAGCAGCAAATATTTCAAAAGCAGATGCAGGTCGTGCACTAAACGCAACGACAGATGCAATCACAGGTGCTATGGCGAGTGGTGATGGTGTGCAACTAACAGGTTTCGGCTCGTTTGTTGTTAGAGATCGTGCAGCACGTACTGGTCGCAACCCACAAACAGGTGCAACGATTCAAATTAAAGCTTCTAAAGTGGCAGCCTTTAAAGCGGGTAAATCTCTTAAAGATGCAGTTAACGGCTAA
- the smpB gene encoding SsrA-binding protein SmpB, with protein MAKSKKPKVSSNTIVLNKKARHDYFIEQTLEAGLSLEGWEVKSLRENKVQIKESYVILKNGEMFLFGAHISALQSASTHVTADATRTRKLLLNRLEINRLKEKIEQKGATVVPLKMYWKKGRVKLEIGVAKGKKSHDKRQDVKSRDWQRDKQRTLKEINK; from the coding sequence ATGGCAAAATCCAAAAAACCTAAGGTAAGTTCAAACACGATTGTGCTTAATAAAAAAGCACGTCATGACTATTTTATCGAACAAACCTTGGAAGCTGGACTTTCTTTGGAAGGTTGGGAGGTAAAAAGTCTGCGAGAGAACAAGGTGCAGATTAAAGAAAGCTATGTCATCTTGAAAAACGGCGAGATGTTTTTATTCGGTGCCCATATTTCTGCACTACAAAGTGCCTCAACCCATGTGACTGCTGATGCAACCAGAACAAGAAAACTCCTATTAAACCGCTTAGAAATTAATCGCTTAAAAGAAAAAATTGAGCAAAAAGGCGCAACCGTTGTACCTTTAAAGATGTATTGGAAGAAGGGGCGTGTTAAGCTTGAAATCGGTGTTGCCAAAGGTAAAAAATCCCATGACAAGCGCCAAGATGTTAAATCTAGAGACTGGCAAAGGGACAAACAAAGAACGCTAAAAGAAATAAATAAATAA
- a CDS encoding type II toxin-antitoxin system RatA family toxin: MHQLSKSALVPYSAEQMYQLVNQVDDYPKFLNWCSDASILKQTSAQITASVKINKSGFNQSFTTINTLTPNQRIDMQLKEGMFKQLKGAWVFTQLNDSACKIELTLAFSFSSKIVDLAISPIFTSIANSQLEAFVARAKVVY, from the coding sequence ATGCATCAACTCTCTAAAAGTGCTCTTGTACCTTATTCAGCTGAGCAAATGTATCAACTAGTTAACCAAGTTGATGATTATCCAAAATTTCTCAATTGGTGCTCAGATGCCTCTATTTTAAAGCAAACGAGTGCTCAAATTACAGCCTCGGTTAAGATAAATAAATCCGGATTTAATCAAAGCTTTACTACTATTAATACACTCACCCCTAATCAACGCATTGATATGCAATTAAAAGAAGGCATGTTCAAACAATTAAAGGGTGCTTGGGTGTTTACTCAGCTGAATGATAGCGCTTGTAAAATAGAGTTGACACTGGCCTTTAGCTTTTCATCAAAAATAGTGGATTTGGCTATTTCCCCTATTTTTACTAGCATTGCCAACTCACAATTAGAGGCTTTTGTTGCCAGAGCGAAGGTTGTGTACTGA
- a CDS encoding pseudouridine synthase, translating to MLYAFNKPYGVLCQFSGEGETLANYINTKNIYPAGRLDKDSEGLLLLTDDGQLQHQISHPKFDKEKTYVVQVDGEINTHALEQLRAGITLKDGLTKPAKARLINEPDWLWDRAPAVRFRKNLPTSWIELIITEGKNRQVRRMTAQVGFPTLRLIRTQIGHWTLDNIKLGHYERL from the coding sequence ATGCTATATGCCTTTAATAAGCCTTATGGCGTGCTGTGTCAATTTAGCGGGGAAGGTGAGACATTGGCCAATTACATTAACACTAAAAATATCTATCCGGCTGGTCGCCTAGACAAAGACTCAGAGGGTTTATTATTGCTAACCGATGACGGCCAATTGCAACACCAAATCTCACACCCAAAATTTGACAAAGAAAAAACCTATGTGGTTCAAGTGGATGGAGAGATTAACACCCATGCACTTGAACAATTACGCGCTGGTATCACACTAAAAGATGGACTCACCAAGCCGGCCAAAGCACGTCTTATTAATGAGCCTGACTGGCTCTGGGATAGAGCTCCAGCCGTTAGATTTAGAAAAAATCTCCCCACTTCTTGGATTGAGCTCATAATCACCGAAGGAAAAAATCGACAAGTAAGGCGTATGACAGCGCAGGTTGGCTTTCCAACCCTACGGCTGATTCGCACCCAAATTGGACATTGGACATTGGACAATATTAAACTAGGACACTATGAACGTCTTTGA